AATTCTTCGCCCGGGTGATCTGGCAGGAAAGCCGATTCCAGGCCGATGCGGTCGGCCCCATGACGCGCAGCGGCGAGCACGCGCAGGGGATCGCGCAGTTCATGCCGGGCACCGCCAGCGAGCGCGGGCTGCTCAATCCGTTCAATCCGGTGCAGGCATTGCCGAAGTCGGCGGAGTTTCTGAGCGAACTGCGCAACCAGTTCGGCAATCTCGGGCTTGCCGCCGCCGCCTACAATGCCGGTCCGCGGCGCGTGCAGGAATGGCTCGCCGGCACCGGGCCGATGCCGGAGCAGACCCGCAACTACGTCTACGCCATCACGGGCACGAGCGTCGATGCCTGGGCCAAGGCGGGCAACACCGGCAAGGGACCGCCAAGCTCACCGCCGACGAGTTGCCGTGACCTGATGGCGCTGCTCAAGCGCGCGCCGAACGCCTTCGTCGCCGAGCTCGAGCAGCATGTGGAGCTTGCGGCCGCAAAGGCATGGGGCGTCCAGCTCGCCGCCGGCTTCGACCGCAACAGGGCGCTGGCGATGTATTCCCGCGCCGTGACGCGGCTCAGCACGGTGATCGGCGAGCGCGATCCGAGCCTGCTGTCCTCCGTGATGCGTAGCCGCGGCACACGCGCGTTCTACCAGGTGCGCATCGGCACCGAGACGCGCAGCGAAGCGGATGATCTGTGCAGCCGCATCCGTAAGGCCGGTGGTGCGTGCTTCGTGCTGAGGAACCGGGGTGTGAGCGGGTAGGGGGCGTCACCAACACCCGCGTCATTCCAGGGCGCCCCGGAATGACGGCCTGTGATTGAAGCGTCCTGCATGCCAGCCCCGCCGCGTGTTTTCTTGACGCGAGCCGCCACATTGCCCGTTATGCGGGCACGATTCCGCAAACCCGTCCAAAAAGCCCCGTGGCACTTCCTCCACTCGATTCACCGCAATGGAATAGTCCCTGGCTTGCCTTCGGCTGGGGTCTGCGCTCGATCACGCAGACGATCCTCACCCTCGTGCTGTTCGTGACTTATCTCGGCATCGGCGCGCTCGCCCACGACACCCATTTCAGCCTGCTCTGGGCGCTCTGCTCGACGCTGTTCGTCTGGGCAGGGCCGGCGCAGATCATCCTGATCACCACACTCGGCTCCGGCGCCACCATCATCCAGTCGGCTATCGCGGTCACGGTCAGCGCCATCAGGCTGTTTCCCATGGTGGTCTCCGTGCTGCCGTTGATGCGCATGCCGACGACCAAGCGGCGCGAGCTGTTCTTCGCGGCGCATCTCACCGCCGTGACGCTGTGGGTCGAGTGTCATCGCTTCCTGCCTCAGGTGCCGCGCGAGCGGCGGATTGCCTTCGTTCACGGACTTGGTTTCGGTCTCGTCTCGGTATGCCTGACCGCCAACACGGTCGGCTATTTCCTCGCCGCCAATCTGACGCAGACGCTTGGCGCCGCCATCCTGCTGCTGACGCCGCTGTCGTTCCTGTTCTCGACGGCGCGCAACAGCCGCGAGGCTGCGGATGTCGTCGCACTGGTGCTCGGCGTTCTGCTCTATCCGATCGCGGCGAAGATGAACTCCGGCCTCGACATCCTCGTCAGCGGCCTCATAGCCGGTACGATCGCCTACGGCGTGCATCGGTGGCGGGAGGTGCGCGCATGAGCTACGCGCAGCTAATCGGCGACTGGCATGCACTGGCGGTGCTGTTCGTCGCCGGCATCGTTCCTAACCAGATCTGGCGCATGCTGGGCCTGTGGTTCGGCGGCGGCATCGACGAGGGCTCCGAGCTGCTCGTCTGGGTGCGGGCGGTTGCAACCGCGATCCTGGCTGGCGTCATCGCCCAGATCGTGGTCGAACCGCCGGGCGCGCTGTCCAGCGTGCCGGATGCCCTGCGCTATGGCGCGGTGGCGGCCGGCCTCGTCGCCTTCCTGCTGGCCCGCCGATCGATCTTCGCGGGTGTCGTGACCGGCGAAGTCTTCCTGCTGGCCGGCAAGTGGTGGTTGGGCTAAAACCAGCGGCGAACAGCCAAGGAACAGGAAATATGGTTCGCGAACAGGAGCTCCGCGAGGGCGAGGTCGCCATCGAGCTGCCACCGACGCAAGATGCCGGCCTCGTCTTCATCGGCCGTATCCGCACGCCCTGGGCGTCGCGGCTGGAGACGCCGCGGCAGGGACGCCAGGACGGCCCGGTGTGCCGCCTCGAGATCTTCGAGCCGTTCGTGCCGGCCATCAAGGGCGTCGATTTCTACGGCAATCTCGAAGTGCTCTACTGGCTCGACCAGTCGCGCCGCGACATCATTCTGCAGAGCCCGAAGAACAACGAAAAGACCCG
The nucleotide sequence above comes from Bradyrhizobium sp. NDS-1. Encoded proteins:
- a CDS encoding AzlD domain-containing protein; the protein is MSYAQLIGDWHALAVLFVAGIVPNQIWRMLGLWFGGGIDEGSELLVWVRAVATAILAGVIAQIVVEPPGALSSVPDALRYGAVAAGLVAFLLARRSIFAGVVTGEVFLLAGKWWLG
- a CDS encoding lytic transglycosylase domain-containing protein — translated: MRIARVIAVLCQALALSPTLAEETPPPVAPPKAEEPAKPAETKDARESDTRESICLIVEAAARDANLPLEFFARVIWQESRFQADAVGPMTRSGEHAQGIAQFMPGTASERGLLNPFNPVQALPKSAEFLSELRNQFGNLGLAAAAYNAGPRRVQEWLAGTGPMPEQTRNYVYAITGTSVDAWAKAGNTGKGPPSSPPTSCRDLMALLKRAPNAFVAELEQHVELAAAKAWGVQLAAGFDRNRALAMYSRAVTRLSTVIGERDPSLLSSVMRSRGTRAFYQVRIGTETRSEADDLCSRIRKAGGACFVLRNRGVSG
- a CDS encoding AzlC family ABC transporter permease; protein product: MALPPLDSPQWNSPWLAFGWGLRSITQTILTLVLFVTYLGIGALAHDTHFSLLWALCSTLFVWAGPAQIILITTLGSGATIIQSAIAVTVSAIRLFPMVVSVLPLMRMPTTKRRELFFAAHLTAVTLWVECHRFLPQVPRERRIAFVHGLGFGLVSVCLTANTVGYFLAANLTQTLGAAILLLTPLSFLFSTARNSREAADVVALVLGVLLYPIAAKMNSGLDILVSGLIAGTIAYGVHRWREVRA
- the tsaA gene encoding tRNA (N6-threonylcarbamoyladenosine(37)-N6)-methyltransferase TrmO, with translation MVREQELREGEVAIELPPTQDAGLVFIGRIRTPWASRLETPRQGRQDGPVCRLEIFEPFVPAIKGVDFYGNLEVLYWLDQSRRDIILQSPKNNEKTRGTFSLRSPVRPNPIGTSIVKLVGIEGNAILVRGLDCLDNTPLIDIKPDRCEFTPLAAPQKGDFETE